A single window of Rhodamnia argentea isolate NSW1041297 chromosome 5, ASM2092103v1, whole genome shotgun sequence DNA harbors:
- the LOC115737258 gene encoding allene oxide synthase 3-like, whose protein sequence is MSNSELSPEEIPGDYGFPFFGAIRDRLDYFYFQGKDEFFRSRMRKYQSTVFKANMPPGPFISSNPNVVILLDAISFPVLFDMSKVEKRNMLDGTYMPSTAFTGGHRACAFLDPSEPNHTILKHWFLSLLAAKRDMFIPTLRSCLTDLFVGLEDELSSKGKAHFNSLSDKLSFDFVFRLLCDHRPSSTILGAKGAKMFDLWIFLQLAPLLSLGFKNKVLNFLEDVILRTFPLPPLLIKSSYKKLYDAFSEHATSILDEAERLGINRDEACHNLVFLAGFNAYGGMKATLPILIKWVGSGGEDLHRQLAREIRSAVRSEGGVTLAALDKMSLTKSVVYEALRIDPPVQFQYGKAKRDMVVRSHDAAFEIKKGEILFGYQPFATKDPKVFDDPEDFVGHRFVAEGEKLLKYVYWSNGREIDDPTVANKQCAGKDLVLLTCRVMLVELFLRYDAFDVECGTLPVGSSVTFKSLTKASGC, encoded by the coding sequence ATGTCGAATTCAGAACTTTCACCGGAAGAAATCCCGGGAGATTATGGTTTCCCGTTCTTCGGTGCGATAAGGGATCGTCTCGATTACTTCTACTTCCAAGGTAAAGATGAGTTCTTCCGCAGCCGGATGCGCAAATACCAGTCAACGGTCTTCAAGGCCAACATGCCGCCCGGCCCATTCATCTCCTCGAACCCCAATGTCGTCATCCTCCTCGACGCAATCAGCTTCCCTGTCCTCTTCGACATGTCCAAGGTCGAAAAGAGGAACATGCTCGACGGCACCTACATGCCCTCCACTGCCTTCACCGGCGGCCACCGTGCTTGCGCCTTTCTCGACCCGTCCGAGCCCAATCACACCATCCTCAAGCACTGGTTCTTGTCCCTTCTTGCGGCTAAGCGCGACATGTTCATCCCGACCCTCAGGAGCTGCTTGACGGATCTCTTTGTTGGCCTAGAAGACGAGCTATCAAGCAAAGGGAAAGCACACTTCAACTCCCTCAGTGACAAATTGTCCTTCGACTTTGTGTTCAGGCTATTATGTGACCACAGGCCCTCCAGCACAATTCTAGGGGCCAAAGGGGCAAAGATGTTCGACCTATGGATATTTCTCCAACTTGCCCCATTGTTGTCCCTAGGGTTTAAGAACAAGGTCCTAAAtttcttggaagatgtcattttGCGCACTTTCCCACTACCTCCACTCTTAATTAAATCTTCTTACAAGAAGCTTTACGACGCGTTTAGCGAGCATGCGACTTCAATCTTAGATGAAGCTGAGAGGCTAGGAATTAATAGGGACGAGGCATGTCACAACCTAGTGTTCCTTGCCGGGTTCAATGCCTATGGTGGCATGAAAGCCACACTGCCCATTTTGATCAAGTGGGTCGGGTCGGGAGGGGAGGATCTGCACCGCCAGCTCGCGAGGGAGATCCGATCGGCCGTCAGATCGGAAGGCGGGGTAACTCTTGCAGCCTTGGACAAGATGAGCTTGACCAAGTCGGTCGTGTATGAAGCTCTCAGGATCGACCCTCCAGTCCAGTTCCAGTACGGGAAGGCAAAGCGAGACATGGTGGTCCGGAGCCACGACGCGGCCTTCGAGATCAAGAAGGGCGAGATCCTCTTCGGGTATCAGCCGTTCGCGACCAAGGATCCGAAAGTCTTCGATGACCCGGAGGATTTCGTGGGCCACAGGTTCGTGGCGGAGGGAGAGAAGCTGTTGAAGTACGTCTACTGGTCGAACGGGCGTGAGATTGATGATCCGACGGTGGCGAACAAGCAGTGCGCAGGGAAGGATCTGGTGCTGCTCACGTGCAGGGTTATGTTGGTGGAGTTGTTCCTCCGTTACGATGCGTTCGACGTCGAATGTGGGACCTTGCCTGTGGGTTCATCCGTGACGTTCAAGTCGTTGACCAAGGCGTCGGGTTGTTGA